A single genomic interval of Salinarchaeum sp. IM2453 harbors:
- a CDS encoding class I SAM-dependent methyltransferase — protein sequence MKGQEWYQASDVAEEYETKRFSGGGELIDRREKEAVLDALGPVEGKSILEIACGTGRFTALLAERGAEIIGLDISGPMLSQGRKKAQALGVDETLEFMRGDAGQLPFPDNHFDAVFAMRFFHLAPTPEAFISEMRRVSKEIVMFDTFNSRSTRSIYNWALPMGSHLYSRSDVEKLLQSADLQLINEEHDFLFPYGFYRKLSKNVSRPFRKLDTTLGRSGFGDRIASVSYWTAKVPE from the coding sequence GTGAAAGGGCAGGAGTGGTATCAGGCAAGCGATGTTGCGGAGGAATACGAGACAAAACGGTTCTCTGGCGGTGGTGAGCTGATCGACCGTCGTGAAAAGGAAGCTGTTTTGGATGCACTTGGGCCAGTCGAAGGTAAGTCGATTCTGGAGATTGCGTGTGGGACCGGCCGATTCACAGCTCTCCTCGCAGAACGTGGTGCTGAGATCATTGGTCTCGATATTTCTGGGCCGATGCTTTCACAGGGACGTAAAAAGGCTCAAGCACTCGGAGTCGACGAAACGCTTGAGTTTATGCGAGGTGATGCTGGGCAGCTACCGTTCCCAGATAATCACTTTGACGCCGTCTTTGCGATGCGATTTTTCCATTTGGCACCTACCCCGGAGGCGTTTATATCTGAGATGCGCCGTGTCTCAAAAGAGATTGTGATGTTTGACACATTTAACTCTCGGAGTACGCGCAGTATATATAACTGGGCACTTCCAATGGGTTCTCACTTGTACTCTCGGTCTGATGTGGAGAAGCTATTACAGTCGGCGGATCTCCAACTTATTAACGAAGAGCATGATTTTCTCTTCCCATATGGATTTTATCGAAAACTTTCGAAAAATGTCTCTCGTCCATTCCGAAAACTTGACACAACACTCGGACGGTCCGGATTCGGAGACAGAATTGCTTCTGTGTCTTATTGGACAGCAAAAGTACCAGAATAA
- a CDS encoding helix-turn-helix domain-containing protein — translation MSMRTANKSAQQSDDVLSQTEYRDRLDDLPPSAKLVAKVLEIDAPLSQGELATETLLPDRTVRYALNRLEDEEIVGARYSFRDARKQVYYLNTSHT, via the coding sequence ATGTCCATGAGGACAGCAAATAAATCGGCACAGCAATCAGATGATGTCCTATCCCAGACAGAATACCGGGACCGACTTGATGACCTACCTCCAAGTGCTAAACTCGTTGCAAAAGTGCTTGAGATTGATGCTCCACTATCGCAGGGCGAGCTTGCTACTGAAACTCTGCTACCGGACAGAACAGTTCGCTATGCATTAAACCGACTAGAGGATGAAGAAATAGTCGGTGCACGATACAGCTTCCGCGATGCTCGAAAACAAGTGTACTACCTCAACACATCTCACACCTAG
- the mfnA gene encoding tyrosine decarboxylase MfnA — translation MLPESQSFDRVLSSMCTKPHPEAVEAATRYIATNPGDPSTFPAVSRLEDRAISILGEITGLSSPNGYITAGGTEANIQALRIARNAHPVQNPNVVVPESAHFSFQKAAHVLDLELRTVPVDDQYRADPKQISRHTDHSTVCIVGIAGNTEYGRVDPLSQLADIAYDYQAIFHIDAAWGGFALPFTEHDWNFSDIPVDTMTIDPHKMGKAPIPAGGLLVRSEELLDSLAIETPYLESSSQTTLTGTRSGAGVAGTVAALEKLWPSKYRSIVNQQQENAKWTASALSDRGLDVVPPELPLVAVDLPNNVFNELKSSGWRISRTSRGELRIVFMPHVSRDMIREFLTDLDRLLPKTTSN, via the coding sequence ATGCTACCTGAGTCACAGTCGTTTGATCGGGTTCTTTCTTCGATGTGTACAAAACCTCATCCCGAAGCAGTCGAAGCTGCCACCCGATATATCGCGACGAATCCCGGTGACCCTTCTACATTTCCTGCCGTATCGCGTCTTGAAGACCGGGCAATTTCGATCCTTGGGGAGATTACCGGCCTTTCATCTCCGAACGGATATATCACTGCCGGCGGAACAGAGGCGAACATTCAAGCGCTTCGTATCGCCCGTAATGCACATCCTGTCCAGAACCCGAATGTAGTTGTTCCGGAAAGTGCTCACTTTAGCTTCCAGAAAGCTGCACACGTACTTGATCTTGAGCTTCGTACAGTCCCAGTTGACGATCAATACCGTGCTGATCCCAAACAAATCTCGCGGCATACAGACCACAGCACCGTTTGTATTGTTGGTATTGCCGGAAATACCGAGTACGGACGTGTCGATCCCCTGTCTCAACTGGCTGATATCGCTTACGACTATCAGGCTATCTTTCATATTGATGCAGCATGGGGCGGATTTGCTCTCCCGTTTACCGAACACGACTGGAACTTCTCTGACATCCCAGTTGATACCATGACAATTGATCCCCATAAGATGGGAAAGGCTCCAATTCCTGCTGGTGGCTTACTTGTTCGGTCTGAGGAACTTCTTGACTCTCTCGCCATTGAAACACCCTACTTAGAAAGCTCCTCTCAAACAACACTGACAGGAACCCGGAGTGGTGCAGGAGTTGCTGGTACCGTAGCAGCGCTGGAGAAACTCTGGCCATCGAAATATCGATCGATCGTTAATCAACAACAAGAAAATGCGAAATGGACTGCAAGTGCATTATCGGACCGGGGATTGGACGTTGTTCCCCCAGAACTTCCACTCGTTGCTGTTGACTTACCTAATAATGTTTTCAATGAGCTCAAATCCAGTGGCTGGCGTATCTCCCGAACATCCCGTGGCGAGCTTCGTATTGTATTCATGCCACATGTTTCACGAGATATGATTAGGGAATTTCTCACTGACTTGGACCGGTTACTTCCGAAGACGACTTCGAACTAG
- the ppsA gene encoding phosphoenolpyruvate synthase: MAVIWLEETSAGDTDLVGGKGASLGELTSAGLPVPPGFVVSGEAYRSFLEETGIDDELFEAVDVDADDTSALEEAADRAQSLILEAEFPDELRKEILAAYRDDLGEGTFVAVRSSATAEDLPDASFAGQQETFLNVTGDDLIEKVRECWASLFTQRAIYYRQNQGFDHRSVNIAVVVQKMVEADKSGVMFTSHPSTGTSEMIIEAAWGLGEAVVAGEVSPDNYVVDRETGDILDVSVATKEIMYVKDDETGETVERDVSDAKRTERVLSDDELENLRTLGQKVERHYNAPQDVEWAVSDGDIYMLQSRPITTIDDSADNSDSSELSDTIGDQSSNQNNSDQADSDDVLVTGLGSSPGKVSGQARVINSADELDKVESGDIIVTEMTTPDMVPAMKRAAGIVTDEGGMTSHASIVSRELGVPSVVGASTATTAIEDGQDITIDGDKGTVVAGTDTEEDQAEHDPVSEVQPDTPVKPMTATQVKVNVSIPEAAERAAATGADGVGLLRMEHMVLSLDKTPERYINDHGRDAYIDELVGGIRKVADEFYPRPVRVRTLDAPTDEFRELEGGDSEPVEHNPMLGYRGIRRALDQPEIFRAELEAFNRLYDMEYDNVEIMFPLVNDEKDVRQAKSLMEDVGIDPQERSWGVMIETPASALCIDEIAEVGIDFASFGTNDLTQYTLAVDRNNGAVADRFDEMHPAVLRLIEQAIKTCRKHDVDTGICGQAGSDPEMARFLVEKGVTSISANIDAVRDIQHEVKRIEQRMLLDSVRNDG; the protein is encoded by the coding sequence ATGGCAGTAATCTGGCTTGAGGAGACATCTGCAGGGGACACCGACCTTGTTGGCGGAAAAGGTGCGTCACTGGGTGAACTAACCTCTGCGGGCCTTCCAGTCCCGCCTGGATTTGTTGTTAGCGGCGAAGCGTACCGATCCTTTTTGGAAGAAACCGGAATTGATGACGAACTGTTTGAAGCGGTTGATGTTGATGCTGATGATACCTCCGCGCTGGAGGAAGCTGCTGATCGAGCTCAGTCTTTGATTCTCGAAGCAGAGTTTCCGGACGAACTCCGTAAAGAGATTCTTGCAGCATACCGAGATGATTTGGGTGAAGGAACATTTGTTGCTGTTCGCTCAAGCGCCACAGCAGAAGACCTTCCTGATGCAAGTTTTGCTGGGCAACAGGAAACCTTCCTAAATGTTACCGGAGACGATCTAATTGAAAAAGTCCGAGAATGCTGGGCATCACTGTTTACGCAGCGAGCAATCTATTACCGGCAAAATCAGGGCTTTGACCACCGAAGTGTTAATATTGCAGTTGTTGTTCAAAAGATGGTTGAAGCAGACAAAAGTGGTGTAATGTTTACCAGTCACCCGTCGACCGGTACTTCTGAGATGATTATTGAGGCCGCATGGGGACTCGGTGAGGCTGTTGTCGCTGGAGAAGTCTCGCCCGATAACTATGTTGTCGACCGAGAAACGGGCGACATTCTTGATGTTTCTGTTGCCACAAAAGAAATAATGTATGTCAAAGACGATGAGACCGGCGAGACTGTTGAGAGAGACGTCTCTGATGCTAAGCGGACAGAACGCGTGCTCTCCGATGACGAGCTTGAAAACCTCCGCACACTTGGACAAAAAGTAGAACGCCATTACAATGCTCCTCAAGACGTTGAGTGGGCAGTTTCTGACGGCGACATCTACATGCTGCAATCTCGCCCGATCACGACTATCGACGACTCCGCGGATAATTCTGATTCTTCTGAGCTTTCAGATACAATTGGCGATCAGAGTTCGAATCAGAACAATAGCGATCAGGCTGATTCAGATGATGTTTTAGTTACTGGCTTAGGATCAAGTCCGGGTAAAGTCAGCGGCCAAGCCCGTGTTATCAACTCTGCTGATGAGCTTGATAAAGTCGAATCGGGTGACATCATTGTCACCGAGATGACGACTCCTGATATGGTACCAGCGATGAAACGCGCTGCTGGAATTGTAACTGACGAGGGTGGTATGACCAGTCACGCATCAATTGTTTCCCGTGAGCTTGGTGTCCCCTCTGTTGTTGGCGCTAGTACCGCTACTACCGCTATCGAAGACGGACAAGACATTACTATTGATGGAGACAAAGGCACTGTTGTAGCGGGCACCGATACCGAAGAGGATCAAGCAGAGCATGATCCAGTAAGCGAGGTGCAGCCAGATACGCCAGTAAAACCAATGACCGCCACGCAAGTGAAAGTCAACGTTTCCATCCCTGAAGCCGCAGAACGTGCAGCAGCAACCGGTGCTGATGGCGTTGGACTGCTCCGAATGGAGCACATGGTCCTCTCTCTTGATAAAACTCCAGAACGATATATCAACGATCATGGTCGCGATGCATACATCGATGAACTTGTTGGTGGTATCCGAAAAGTCGCCGATGAATTTTATCCGCGCCCTGTTCGAGTTCGAACACTCGATGCGCCGACAGATGAATTCCGCGAACTAGAAGGCGGGGATTCAGAACCTGTCGAGCATAATCCAATGCTCGGATACCGGGGGATTCGCCGAGCTCTTGATCAGCCAGAAATCTTCCGCGCAGAGCTGGAAGCATTCAACCGGCTTTATGATATGGAATATGATAATGTTGAGATCATGTTCCCGCTGGTCAATGATGAGAAAGATGTTCGGCAAGCAAAATCGCTGATGGAAGATGTCGGTATCGATCCTCAAGAACGGTCTTGGGGTGTTATGATTGAAACTCCAGCATCTGCTCTTTGCATTGATGAAATAGCAGAGGTCGGAATTGACTTTGCGTCGTTTGGTACAAATGACCTAACTCAATACACGCTTGCAGTTGATCGAAATAACGGTGCTGTTGCTGACCGGTTTGATGAAATGCATCCGGCTGTTCTTCGGCTTATCGAACAAGCTATCAAGACATGCCGAAAGCATGATGTCGACACAGGAATCTGTGGACAGGCAGGTTCAGACCCAGAAATGGCAAGATTCCTCGTAGAAAAGGGTGTCACCTCAATCTCTGCTAACATTGATGCAGTCCGTGACATTCAACATGAAGTCAAACGCATCGAACAGCGTATGCTGCTTGATTCTGTCCGTAATGACGGTTAA
- a CDS encoding PhzF family phenazine biosynthesis protein: MEQIQLMLVDTFATRSLSGIPTGVVPNASGLDTSTMQEIAREIPVGEIAFLYPSDDADPQIRYFTPQSEIESSGYATIGAFIGLLDAGTVQPGEREVKTNRGIVQIDITDDHHVWQTGLHRAIDEVSISPTMIADGLGISENGLATPELPIAAASVDAPWLIVPVSYFSDLRSITPKWPALTELCHQHDLTGIYAFTFDTLQTDTTAHARVFLPNRQREVPGARMAAGAAGVYIREMQALDGGSPDGLCFEQGYHINRPAHVSVKVARDVRVGGTGTITLNAKLSVDSPDPGDIIEA; this comes from the coding sequence ATGGAACAGATTCAGTTGATGCTTGTCGATACATTTGCCACTCGATCACTTTCAGGCATTCCGACTGGGGTTGTCCCTAATGCGAGCGGTCTCGATACCAGTACGATGCAAGAGATTGCCCGCGAAATCCCGGTTGGCGAAATTGCTTTTTTGTATCCAAGTGATGATGCAGACCCACAGATTCGATACTTTACTCCACAATCTGAGATTGAAAGCTCAGGATATGCAACAATTGGTGCTTTTATTGGGCTTCTTGATGCGGGCACTGTTCAGCCAGGCGAACGAGAAGTTAAAACAAATCGTGGCATTGTCCAGATTGATATCACCGATGATCACCATGTATGGCAAACTGGTCTTCATCGCGCGATTGATGAAGTTTCGATAAGTCCAACGATGATTGCTGACGGGCTGGGGATTTCCGAAAACGGGTTAGCCACACCAGAGCTGCCTATTGCTGCCGCTTCGGTCGATGCACCGTGGTTGATTGTTCCTGTCTCATACTTCTCTGACCTGCGCAGCATAACTCCTAAATGGCCCGCTCTCACGGAGTTGTGTCATCAGCACGACCTGACTGGCATTTATGCATTTACTTTTGATACTTTACAGACTGATACAACGGCTCATGCCCGTGTTTTTCTTCCGAATCGACAACGGGAGGTTCCCGGTGCTCGGATGGCCGCAGGAGCAGCTGGCGTGTATATCCGTGAAATGCAAGCCCTTGACGGTGGGTCTCCTGATGGACTTTGTTTTGAACAAGGTTATCACATAAACCGACCAGCTCATGTCTCTGTCAAAGTGGCCCGTGATGTCCGGGTTGGTGGAACTGGTACAATAACACTGAATGCGAAGCTCTCAGTTGATTCACCTGATCCCGGTGATATCATCGAGGCATAA
- a CDS encoding phosphoribosyltransferase produces the protein MGELPDQFRCELVTWEYVYDRTHLIAEQVRAEEWSPDTVVALARGGWFAGRVVCDLLGIDDLVSLKIEHYVGTGEQADEPQVRYPLPDGAITDKDILIIDDIADTGQSIQHAREYIQQNDPCSVKTATVSLLDTSKTEPDYVGEQLGDWAWIVFPWNFIEDMIDLITGVMEKSENTWFTSTEIKDLLQEYHGISHFDLEVVQPKRVDEVLNEMERRNEIVAGARGLRLPDTS, from the coding sequence ATGGGTGAATTGCCCGATCAATTTCGTTGCGAGCTTGTGACGTGGGAGTATGTATACGATAGAACGCACTTGATTGCTGAGCAGGTGCGTGCAGAAGAGTGGTCACCAGACACGGTCGTTGCATTAGCCCGTGGGGGCTGGTTTGCTGGCCGAGTAGTCTGTGATCTACTAGGGATTGACGACCTTGTGAGTCTAAAAATCGAGCATTACGTTGGCACAGGGGAACAGGCCGACGAGCCACAGGTTCGATATCCGCTTCCGGACGGAGCAATTACTGATAAAGACATACTTATTATCGACGACATTGCGGATACTGGACAGTCAATCCAACATGCTCGAGAATATATACAGCAAAATGATCCTTGTTCAGTCAAAACGGCCACGGTATCACTTCTTGATACAAGCAAAACTGAGCCAGATTACGTTGGTGAGCAACTTGGGGACTGGGCCTGGATCGTGTTTCCATGGAATTTCATTGAGGACATGATCGACTTAATCACCGGCGTAATGGAAAAGTCAGAGAACACGTGGTTTACATCAACTGAAATAAAGGATCTGCTGCAAGAATATCACGGAATTAGCCATTTTGATTTAGAGGTAGTTCAACCAAAGCGGGTGGACGAAGTTCTCAACGAAATGGAACGCCGGAACGAAATCGTTGCTGGAGCAAGAGGGCTACGTTTGCCGGATACGTCCTAA
- a CDS encoding ScpA family protein — protein sequence MNGLDVTSQSTEDSADDDKAEPVELLVQLAEDGEIDPWDIDIVQVTEEFLAALDEGDLRKSGRALFYASVLLRMKSDTLLQDDDEEDERINQPRPGDQPFDEPRPTSDPIDTLEDEIERRLDRKNARGSPETLDELIRKLREAERGSRWKQSREYDTTESSGHRDGTMTVSYHEQDTTRAFDEPTATEVTERTHGEDIEEIIDQLYDTLQEHYNAGRSEVLFREIESAGGSRVQTYLAGLFLAHRGKIQLQQDELFGDLWLQDPTADISSSEAVAD from the coding sequence ATGAATGGACTCGATGTAACTTCACAATCAACAGAAGATTCAGCAGACGATGACAAAGCTGAACCTGTTGAACTCTTGGTACAGCTCGCGGAAGATGGCGAGATTGATCCGTGGGACATAGATATCGTACAGGTAACTGAAGAGTTCCTTGCTGCTCTAGATGAAGGTGATCTCAGAAAGTCTGGTCGGGCCCTATTCTATGCATCTGTACTTCTCCGCATGAAAAGCGATACACTCCTGCAAGATGACGATGAAGAAGATGAGCGAATTAATCAACCTCGTCCGGGTGATCAGCCCTTCGATGAACCACGACCTACATCTGATCCAATTGACACGCTTGAAGATGAAATTGAGCGTCGCTTAGACCGAAAAAATGCACGTGGATCTCCTGAGACCCTTGATGAACTTATTCGCAAACTTCGTGAGGCAGAACGGGGGTCACGGTGGAAACAGTCTCGCGAATATGACACAACTGAATCCAGTGGACACCGTGATGGCACGATGACTGTTAGTTATCATGAGCAGGATACCACTAGAGCGTTCGATGAACCAACTGCTACAGAGGTTACTGAGCGGACACACGGTGAAGATATTGAAGAAATCATCGACCAACTCTATGATACCTTACAAGAGCATTATAACGCAGGTCGCTCAGAGGTTTTGTTCCGTGAGATTGAATCTGCAGGAGGTTCGCGCGTTCAAACCTATCTTGCTGGGCTATTTCTCGCACACCGCGGAAAAATACAACTCCAGCAAGACGAATTATTCGGCGATCTCTGGCTCCAAGATCCGACTGCTGATATCTCCTCTTCTGAAGCTGTTGCTGACTAA
- the smc gene encoding chromosome segregation protein SMC has protein sequence MHIKSIVLDNFKSFGQTTHIPLYEDFTTISGPNGSGKSNIIDAILFALGLARTRGIRAQKLTDLIYNPGHDDDQSAQREREASVEVVLDNSDETLTRSQVVNAAGTDKVGNVDEVSIRRRIKETESNYYSYYYLNDRSVNLSDIQDLLAAAGVTPEGYNVVMQGDVTEIINMTPGERREIIDEIAGVAEFDAKKEDAFDELQTVKDRISEAETRIEEKQQQLDQLSTEREKALEYQSLRDEKETYEGYLKASELEEKNAELSDVESALQDLKAKRDRKQELLDKRQGRVTRLEGELSDLNEEIQQKGEEEQLELQREIESIKAEIGRFEDRIEDANERIESAEANRREAFVEHDRKQETLEELESDIREIKLEKSSIKADVKEKKADLADVKAEIEAVDTEYEELKDKLQTLKEKREEKKDQKNELQLKQDRLIDEARRRSNELEEKEEELSTLKDRIPELEAEKDDLQTELQKAKANRENINEVLSDLQEKKRNLETELQEIEDQLQQKQQEYAELEARAEQSGSDNSYARAVTTILDADFSGVHGTVGQLGAVENQYATACETAAGARLANVVVDNDEVGQQCIEYLKSRNAGRATFLPITEMNKRRLPQAPSDPGVIDFAYNLVDFDSKYEGIFSYVLGDTLVVEDLDTARAYMGDYRLVTLDGELVEKSGAMTGGSSKGTRYSFSKTGKGKLERVAAKITSLQEDRDQLRDDIQSVDSRIEQARDKRADATEEVQSIQKDFENIEEEIDSLHDKITATENQIDELNDEREAVDEKMTALQEDIDAIDSELTELDDEITEVESQLESSRIPELTAQADNIRDEIDSLNSQLDDLDARLNERQLEKEYVEESIEDLEADIEEAQNEVAKQREQIQEFEDQIETQEDKLESKKEAVEELENELADLKEQRESLREDLQAAKEERDQARDTVRDIEADIEDYQEKSDRLEWEIEELQQEVGEYDPEDIPPYDEVTASIEELESEMAELEPVNMLAIDEYDRVESELDDLKERKTTLVDERDEIKSRIESYEAQKREAFMASYEEIDTHFRDIFERLSNGTGELVLEDEEDPFSGGLTMKAQPSDKPVQRLEAMSGGEKSLTALSFIFAIQRHDPAPFYALDEIDAFLDAANAERVGEMVDELAGDAQFVVVSHRSAMLDRSERAIGVTMQDDNVSTVTGIDLSEEASA, from the coding sequence ATGCACATCAAATCAATTGTCTTAGATAACTTCAAGAGCTTCGGGCAGACAACCCATATTCCATTATATGAAGATTTCACAACTATTAGCGGTCCAAATGGGTCTGGCAAGTCAAATATTATTGACGCAATATTGTTTGCCCTTGGACTTGCTCGAACACGAGGTATTCGAGCACAGAAGCTGACTGATTTAATCTACAACCCTGGGCACGACGATGATCAATCAGCCCAAAGAGAGCGTGAAGCAAGTGTTGAGGTCGTTCTCGATAATAGTGATGAGACGCTCACTCGATCCCAGGTAGTCAATGCCGCTGGTACGGACAAGGTTGGTAATGTCGATGAAGTCTCGATTCGTCGTCGAATTAAAGAAACTGAGAGCAACTACTATTCATACTACTATCTTAATGACCGATCGGTGAACCTCTCCGATATCCAAGATCTGCTAGCAGCTGCTGGTGTGACTCCTGAAGGATACAACGTTGTCATGCAGGGTGATGTCACAGAAATAATCAACATGACGCCCGGAGAGCGTCGGGAAATTATTGATGAAATCGCCGGTGTTGCTGAGTTTGATGCTAAAAAAGAAGACGCATTTGACGAGCTTCAGACAGTTAAGGATCGTATTAGCGAAGCAGAAACTCGCATCGAGGAAAAACAACAGCAGCTTGATCAACTTAGCACAGAACGTGAGAAGGCTCTTGAATATCAATCTCTTCGGGATGAGAAAGAGACTTACGAGGGGTATCTCAAGGCATCAGAGCTGGAAGAAAAAAATGCAGAGCTATCAGATGTTGAGTCTGCACTACAGGATCTAAAAGCCAAACGCGACCGAAAACAAGAACTACTGGATAAGCGTCAGGGGAGAGTTACTCGTCTTGAAGGTGAACTATCTGATCTTAATGAAGAAATCCAACAGAAAGGAGAGGAAGAGCAACTTGAACTACAGCGTGAAATTGAATCTATAAAGGCTGAGATTGGCCGGTTTGAAGACCGGATCGAAGATGCCAACGAACGAATCGAATCAGCTGAGGCTAACCGCCGTGAGGCGTTTGTTGAACACGATCGTAAACAGGAGACCCTTGAGGAGTTAGAAAGCGATATTCGGGAAATAAAGCTTGAAAAATCATCAATCAAGGCCGATGTCAAAGAAAAGAAAGCTGATCTGGCTGATGTTAAGGCCGAAATTGAAGCTGTCGACACCGAGTATGAAGAACTCAAAGACAAACTTCAGACACTTAAAGAAAAACGTGAAGAGAAAAAAGATCAGAAAAATGAACTGCAACTTAAGCAGGACCGGTTGATTGACGAGGCTCGACGTCGCTCGAATGAGCTTGAAGAGAAAGAAGAAGAACTCTCAACACTAAAAGATCGGATCCCTGAGCTAGAGGCAGAAAAAGACGACCTTCAGACAGAATTACAGAAAGCAAAGGCTAATCGTGAGAATATCAACGAAGTTCTCTCTGATCTGCAGGAGAAGAAACGCAACCTTGAGACCGAACTTCAGGAGATTGAAGATCAGCTCCAGCAAAAGCAACAGGAATATGCTGAACTTGAGGCCAGAGCAGAACAAAGCGGCAGTGACAACTCCTATGCGAGGGCGGTCACAACCATTCTAGACGCAGATTTCTCTGGTGTGCATGGTACTGTCGGACAACTTGGAGCAGTTGAAAATCAGTATGCAACCGCTTGTGAGACAGCCGCTGGGGCTCGACTCGCAAATGTCGTTGTCGATAATGATGAGGTCGGACAGCAGTGCATTGAGTATCTAAAATCGCGAAACGCCGGCCGGGCGACATTTCTCCCGATAACTGAAATGAACAAGCGTCGCCTACCACAAGCCCCATCCGATCCCGGCGTGATTGACTTTGCCTATAATTTAGTTGATTTTGACTCAAAGTACGAAGGTATCTTTTCTTATGTTCTTGGTGATACACTCGTTGTTGAAGATTTGGATACTGCACGCGCTTACATGGGCGACTACCGGCTAGTTACGCTTGACGGCGAACTTGTCGAGAAAAGCGGCGCAATGACTGGTGGTTCATCGAAAGGAACCCGATATTCATTCTCCAAAACGGGAAAAGGAAAACTGGAGAGAGTCGCTGCAAAAATCACGTCACTACAGGAAGACCGAGATCAGCTTCGTGACGATATTCAGTCTGTGGATTCTCGTATTGAGCAAGCGAGAGATAAGCGGGCAGATGCAACTGAAGAGGTCCAGTCAATCCAAAAAGACTTCGAGAACATTGAAGAAGAAATCGATAGTCTTCATGATAAGATCACAGCTACGGAAAATCAGATTGATGAACTTAATGACGAACGAGAGGCAGTCGATGAGAAGATGACGGCACTACAGGAGGATATTGATGCAATCGATTCAGAGCTAACGGAACTTGATGATGAAATTACTGAGGTAGAATCCCAACTTGAGTCCTCTCGCATCCCAGAATTGACCGCGCAAGCAGATAACATACGAGACGAAATTGACTCACTAAATTCTCAACTCGATGACCTCGATGCACGTCTTAATGAACGGCAACTTGAGAAAGAATATGTCGAAGAATCAATTGAGGATCTTGAGGCCGATATTGAGGAAGCACAAAATGAAGTTGCTAAACAGCGCGAACAAATCCAAGAGTTTGAAGATCAAATTGAAACTCAGGAAGACAAGCTAGAATCCAAAAAGGAGGCTGTTGAGGAACTCGAAAACGAATTAGCAGATCTGAAAGAACAACGCGAGTCATTGCGCGAGGACCTCCAAGCAGCAAAGGAAGAGCGTGATCAAGCTCGCGATACGGTTCGTGACATAGAAGCTGATATTGAGGACTACCAAGAGAAATCTGATCGCCTTGAGTGGGAAATTGAAGAGTTACAACAAGAAGTTGGAGAATATGATCCCGAAGACATCCCGCCATACGACGAAGTAACAGCATCAATTGAGGAACTTGAGTCTGAAATGGCTGAGCTTGAGCCAGTGAATATGCTTGCAATTGATGAGTATGATCGCGTTGAAAGTGAGCTCGATGATCTTAAAGAGCGTAAAACAACGCTGGTAGATGAACGAGATGAAATAAAATCCCGAATCGAATCATATGAGGCACAAAAGCGAGAGGCATTCATGGCCTCCTACGAAGAAATTGATACTCATTTCCGAGATATTTTTGAACGGCTATCTAACGGTACTGGAGAACTGGTTCTGGAAGATGAGGAAGACCCATTCTCCGGAGGTCTAACAATGAAAGCCCAGCCGAGTGATAAACCTGTACAGCGTCTCGAAGCGATGAGTGGCGGAGAGAAATCACTTACTGCACTGTCGTTCATCTTTGCAATTCAGCGACATGATCCTGCTCCATTCTATGCGCTAGATGAGATTGATGCATTCCTTGATGCGGCAAATGCCGAACGGGTTGGTGAAATGGTTGATGAGCTCGCTGGTGATGCCCAGTTCGTAGTTGTTTCTCACCGATCTGCGATGCTTGATCGTTCTGAACGTGCTATCGGGGTCACAATGCAAGATGACAATGTTAGTACAGTCACTGGAATTGATCTGTCGGAGGAGGCATCAGCATGA